One stretch of Daphnia pulicaria isolate SC F1-1A chromosome 8, SC_F0-13Bv2, whole genome shotgun sequence DNA includes these proteins:
- the LOC124311881 gene encoding uncharacterized protein LOC124311881, whose translation MTLHYSRSDLLALSLRPTPRLMPGNYRIFRDLCLLVRMSTSRSRRKKKKRCEKLLSDTDAKLFLVNARDLRNFSSCTKITRLLAASCPDLLAVTETWFTDAAGDHDARSVCPRGYSAVQKPRNLVLTKKKSGGGLALFHKNSVKVTVLSEFPDFLSFECLDLSVAIKSTKVRLIVIYRPPDKSRAQFIEEFSSLLESTVSVSSKLLITGDFNLHVDAPITDAYANHFLTLVESFGLQQHVNQPTHNDDHILDLVLSRQSESLVKSTHVDDSLGRNISDHSAIKCVLNIRPPRWPTKTITFRSFKSIDLDAFLLDIDSLPLVQSPSDSLDGLVTQYNDGIRSTIDQHAPLQTKTIVLRPSAPWRSFEIRGLKAMARWAERMWQAARRKRDPASERFHKVYRKHRLKYSTTLDAARTDSVRERVSDCGGDMRALFQLVGDLTGSSSPPVLPDRPCMQEVVDDLSEFFSSKISTIRSNLDRVAESTSSHTLQHEQSFLQLHEENDLLKFRSVSTAEVSKLIESSPTKSCSLDPLPTQLLKKCLVVLVRPITDIINLSLSTGAFPSSLKHGIITPLLKKPTLDRNVLGNFRPVSNLSFLSKLIERAVLMLLTEHLSKFHLLPVHQSAYRANHSTETALLSLFDDLLTTADQKDASALVLLDLSAAFDTIDHQILLERLSHCFGLSSTAVNWFSSYLSNRTQSVHVGAYTSASVHLLFGVAQGSVLGGPLFIMYVTPFSEATKTEGVQVSQFSDDKQARSRFALKEDFSSQSQCRTRLGCWFEKTDAWLTINRVQLNIPKSTLIYTYNPGKGSTTRHIDSTPLQIGSSLVQPSTTACNLGVIIDSHLTMEAQVKKTCRAANFHLSRINKIRRFLDFSSVKCVVNALVLSRLEYCNSLYLNLPSSLLKRLQRVQNAAVRTIFNLRKREHVSIHRQSLRWLEIADRAKLKVACLTFRCLNGSAPPYLSDLISCYSPSRELRSGDKTLLICKPYRLTLFGKRAFSCAAPLLWNSLPDPVRQAPNLNTFRSLVIRHLLSKNCN comes from the coding sequence ATGACACTCCATTACTCTCGTTCAGATCTTTTGGCTCTGAGCCTGAGGCCTACCCCCAGGCTCATGCCTGGCAACTACAGAATTTTCAGAGACCTTTGTCTGCTTGTGAGAATGTCAACAAGCCGATCAcgccgaaagaaaaagaaacgatgtGAGAAGTTGCTTAGTGATACTGATGCCAAACTTTTCTTAGTAAATGCAAGGGACCTCCGCAATTTCTCTTCCTGCACTAAAATTACCCGTCTACTCGCTGCGTCTTGTCCTGACCTGCTGGCGGTAACTGAGACTTGGTTTACTGATGCTGCTGGCGACCATGACGCCAGGTCTGTCTGCCCGCGCGGCTACTCAGCAGTGCAGAAGCCTAGAAACCTGGTTctaacgaaaaagaagagtggTGGTGGTTTGGCTCTCTTCCACAAAAACTCAGTCAAAGTGACAGTATTGTCTGAGTTCcctgattttctttctttcgagtGCCTTGACCTTAGTGTTGCGATCAAATCTACAAAAGTCCGTCTCATCGTCATCTACAGACCACCGGATAAATCACGCGCCCAATTCATTGAAGAATTCTCTTCTCTACTGGAATCTACAGTTTCAGTCTCCTCGAAGCTATTGATCACCGGAGACTTCAATCTTCATGTCGACGCTCCAATCACCGACGCGTATGCCAATCATTTTCTGACTCTCGTCGAGTCTTTTGGCTTGCAGCAACACGTGAACCAACCCACACACAACGATGATCACATTCTCGACTTGGTTCTCTCCCGTCAGTCGGAATCCCTGGTGAAATCCACTCACGTTGATGACAGCTTAGGTCGGAATATCTCTGATCACTCTGCTATCAAGTGTGTGCTCAACATCCGACCTCCCCGTTGGCCGACTAAGACCATCACCTTCAGGTCGTTCAAGTCCATTGACTTGGACGCTTTTCTCTTGGACATTGACTCTCTTCCGTTGGTACAGTCTCCATCCGACTCACTGGATGGCCTTGTCACCCAGTACAACGATGGCATCCGCTCCACTATCGATCAACATGCTCCTCTTCAGACGAAAACCATTGTTCTCCGTCCTTCTGCTCCTTGGAGATCCTTTGAAATCCGAGGCCTTAAAGCGATGGCACGATGGGCTGAGCGAATGTGGCAGGCTGCTAGGAGAAAACGCGACCCAGCCAGTGAACGATTCCACAAAGTCTACAGAAAACACCGATTAAAGTACTCTACTACTCTTGACGCCGCCAGAACCGATTCAGTTCGGGAACGTGTGTCTGACTGTGGTGGCGATATGCGCGCACTTTTTCAACTGGTTGGCGACTTAACTGGCTCATCCTCACCCCCGGTTCTTCCAGATCGTCCCTGCATGCAGGAAGTTGTCGACGACCTAAGCGAATTCTTCTCGTCTAAAATCTCTACAATACGATCGAATTTGGACCGTGTGGCTGAGTCTACCTCGTCTCACACACTTCAGCACGAGCAGTCCTTCCTTCAGCTACATGAAGAAAACGACCTGCTCAAGTTTCGATCTGTGTCCACTGCGGAGGTGTCCAAACTTATTGAATCGTCGCCAACGAAGTCGTGTTCCTTGGACCCACTACCAACTCAACTACTCAAGAAGTGCCTCGTGGTCCTAGTTAGACCAATAACCGACATAATCAACCTTTCCCTTTCTACTGGCGCTTTTCCTTCCAGTCTGAAACATGGCATCATCACGCCTCTCCTGAAAAAACCAACTCTTGACCGGAACGTACTAGGCAACTTTCGTCCAGTATCAaacctttcatttctttcgaaACTGATCGAGAGAGCTGTTCTCATGTTGCTGACTGAACACTTGTCTAAGTTCCACCTACTTCCGGTACACCAATCAGCCTACAGAGCCAACCATTCAACTGAGACAGCCCTACTCTCCTTATTTGATGACCTTCTCACCACAGCAGATCAAAAAGACGCAAGTGCTCTTGTTCTTCTCGACCTGTCTGCGGCATTCGACACAATTGACCACCAAATACTGCTTGAGAGACTGTCCCACTGTTTCGGCCTTTCTAGCACCGCTGTCAACTGGTTCTCATCATACTTAAGCAATAGAACGCAGTCCGTCCATGTTGGTGCATATACATCTGCTAGCGTTCATCTTTTGTTTGGCGTAGCACAAGGCTCCGTACTCGGCGGCCCACTGTTCATCATGTACGTCACACCTTTTTCTGAGGCTACGAAAACTGAAGGCGTGCAAGTTAGTCAGTTTTCAGATGACAAGCAGGCACGCTCACGTTTCGCTCTCAAGGAGGATTTCTCCTCCCAGTCTCAGTGTCGCACCCGCCTTGGCTGCTGGTTCGAAAAGACCGACGCCTGGCTCACCATCAACCGCGTCCAGCTCAACATTCCTAAAAGCACACTAATCTACACATACAACCCCGGTAAAGGCTCCACAACTCGTCACATTGATTCAACCCCTCTCCAGATTGGATCGTCACTAGTCCAGCCGTCCACAACGGCTTGTAACCTTGGTGTCATCATTGATAGTCACCTGACAATGGAAGCCCAAGTCAAGAAGACCTGCAGAGCCGCCAACTTTCATCTCAGCAGGATAAACAAGATCCGTCGGTTTCTCGATTTTTCCTCTGTCAAATGTGTTGTGAATGCTTTAGTTCTTTCTCGCCTCGAATACTGCAATTCTCTCTATCTTAATCTTCCATCTTCTCTCTTGAAGCGCCTTCAGCGTGTCCAAAATGCAGCGGTTCGTACGATTTTTAATCTTCGAAAACGTGAACATGTGTCTATACACCGCCAATCTCTTCGCTGGCTTGAAATCGCTGACCGTGCTAAACTCAAAGTTGCCTGTCTCACTTTTCGCTGCCTTAATGGCTCAGCCCCTCCCTATCTTTCTGATCTCATCTCCTGCTATTCCCCAAGTCGTGAACTCCGCTCCGGCGATAAAACTCTTCTCATTTGCAAACCTTATCGTCTCACTCTATTCGGCAAACGAGCTTTCTCATGCGCCGCCCCTCTTCTCTGGAATAGTCTACCCGACCCTGTCAGACAAGCCCCGAACTTGAACACTTTTCGTTCTCTTGTAATTCGTCACCTTCTGTCCAAAAACTGTAACTAA